In Wolbachia endosymbiont (group B) of Germaria angustata, the following are encoded in one genomic region:
- the infB gene encoding translation initiation factor IF-2, with translation MNNEDISNKKLTLQGLSKLKLDINLNSLDSQSTGTTIVKKRRKIHSAEEYSLFDESKLGSLTEKEQISRINAVQNATLLKERNQREQEEKIKKEESNQEAEDKNESHSLPKEINKEVLSNTNSVEQKEDSIEYENNDKKSFKASKDIYSKHSKLVITQAIDERNEHLPVFKQKFGIRSKQSKFTKGKNIAREVIIPDKITIRELSIRMAEDSKSVLKMFKEEVGENYRVDDTVDPDIACEIAKKFNHTAKRVSDADKEKNLLFISNRENLPKRLKPPIVTFMGHVDHGKTSLLDAFRESNVAERESGGITQHIGAYQLTTKNKQKITFIDTPGHEAFTAMRARGANITNIVVIVVAADDGIMKQTIEAINHAKAANVSIIVAINKIDKSQPGDVERIINSLPQYDLIPEELGGDVIIVPVSAKKKINLDKLEEAILLIAELMTLEGIEDCRALGWVIESKIDKAKGISATLIVEEGTLKIGDILVVGTTYSKVRSMVNHLGQREKAALPSTPVEVTGLNGVPNAGDKFVVVNSERQAREIVKYRLELIKKKQEDLDDSNLDIFSRNDSETEELSVVLKCDVTGSIEAISSSIDKLGKDQVKLNILHKAVGGVTDSDVLLAEASSAVILAFNVKVDSKIRELAKQKGIEIHTYNIIYELIEDMRMYLTKMLKPVTREVRVGSASVRQIFNSSKAGNIIGCYVTDGVIKKDSLIKVVRGSKLVHEGKLKALRRFKDDVKEVGVNFECGISLEGNIDIKVGDILEAYQLVQEERTL, from the coding sequence ATGAATAATGAAGATATCAGTAATAAAAAATTAACCCTACAAGGCTTAAGCAAGCTTAAATTAGACATTAATTTAAACTCTTTAGATAGTCAAAGTACTGGTACTACAATAGTAAAAAAAAGAAGAAAAATTCATTCTGCAGAAGAATATAGTTTATTTGACGAGAGTAAATTAGGCTCTTTAACTGAAAAAGAACAAATTTCCCGCATTAATGCTGTACAGAATGCTACTTTGCTGAAAGAAAGGAATCAGAGAGAACAAGAAGAGAAAATAAAAAAAGAAGAAAGCAATCAAGAAGCTGAAGATAAAAATGAATCACACTCTTTACCTAAAGAAATAAATAAGGAAGTTTTAAGTAATACTAACTCAGTTGAACAAAAAGAAGATAGTATTGAATATGAGAACAATGATAAAAAGTCTTTTAAAGCTAGCAAAGATATATACTCTAAGCATTCTAAGCTAGTAATTACACAGGCAATAGATGAAAGAAATGAACACCTCCCTGTATTTAAGCAAAAATTTGGTATAAGAAGTAAACAATCAAAGTTTACTAAGGGTAAAAATATAGCAAGAGAAGTTATTATACCAGACAAAATAACTATCAGGGAATTATCTATTCGTATGGCAGAAGATAGCAAAAGTGTGTTAAAAATGTTTAAAGAAGAAGTTGGTGAGAATTATAGAGTAGATGATACAGTAGATCCAGATATAGCATGTGAAATAGCAAAAAAATTTAATCATACGGCTAAACGAGTAAGTGATGCTGATAAAGAAAAGAATTTACTCTTCATAAGCAACAGAGAAAACTTACCTAAAAGACTCAAACCACCTATCGTTACTTTTATGGGACATGTCGATCATGGTAAAACATCATTACTCGATGCATTTCGTGAATCCAATGTTGCAGAAAGAGAGTCAGGTGGCATCACTCAACACATAGGTGCTTATCAATTAACGACAAAAAATAAGCAAAAAATTACCTTCATTGATACACCAGGGCATGAAGCGTTTACTGCGATGCGTGCACGTGGTGCCAATATTACTAATATAGTTGTGATAGTAGTTGCAGCTGATGATGGAATCATGAAACAAACAATTGAAGCAATAAACCATGCAAAAGCAGCAAATGTCTCTATTATAGTTGCCATTAATAAAATTGATAAATCACAACCTGGCGATGTAGAAAGAATAATTAATAGTTTGCCTCAGTATGACCTCATCCCCGAAGAACTTGGTGGTGATGTTATAATTGTTCCAGTATCAGCAAAAAAGAAAATCAACTTAGATAAACTAGAAGAGGCAATTTTATTAATTGCTGAATTAATGACGCTAGAAGGAATAGAGGATTGTCGAGCACTTGGATGGGTAATAGAGTCCAAAATAGATAAAGCTAAAGGAATATCAGCTACATTAATAGTTGAAGAAGGGACATTAAAGATTGGTGACATATTGGTAGTTGGTACAACATACAGCAAAGTACGCAGTATGGTTAATCACCTTGGTCAAAGAGAAAAAGCGGCACTACCTTCTACTCCAGTTGAAGTTACTGGTTTAAATGGTGTACCAAATGCTGGAGATAAATTTGTTGTTGTAAACTCTGAAAGGCAGGCTCGTGAAATTGTTAAATACAGGTTAGAATTAATCAAGAAAAAGCAAGAAGATTTAGACGACAGTAATTTAGATATATTCAGTCGTAATGATAGTGAAACAGAAGAACTATCTGTAGTTTTAAAGTGCGATGTCACTGGTTCTATTGAAGCAATATCAAGTTCAATTGATAAGCTTGGTAAAGACCAAGTAAAATTAAATATTCTACACAAAGCAGTAGGAGGAGTAACAGATTCAGATGTGCTGCTTGCAGAAGCATCAAGCGCAGTAATTTTAGCTTTTAATGTAAAAGTGGATTCAAAAATAAGAGAATTAGCAAAACAAAAAGGTATAGAAATACATACTTACAATATAATATATGAGCTTATTGAAGACATGAGGATGTATCTAACTAAAATGTTAAAGCCTGTTACACGAGAGGTTCGTGTTGGTTCTGCATCTGTAAGGCAAATATTTAATTCATCCAAAGCCGGTAATATCATCGGATGTTATGTCACTGATGGAGTTATAAAAAAAGATTCCCTAATTAAGGTAGTACGTGGCAGTAAATTGGTGCATGAAGGAAAGTTAAAAGCACTACGTAGATTTAAAGATGACGTTAAAGAA
- the nusA gene encoding transcription termination factor NusA, giving the protein MIANRKSSVKQKSNKNNIVGSLDVIKTAGELSLQKGLDFNIIINALKSAIEAVAQQKYGSKSKIVVNIDKNTGKVTSYRQLKVINDESNENECDLIKLTQAKLIKEDAKVGDTISELISLNTDLVSARIAQQKISEIIKDEELKKQYEEFKDKVGEMRYGIVKQVEYSDLIIDINGIGAYLPLRNLIGGESFREGDKVKAYIQAVKRSDDGRQIILSRAHEGFLEALFNQEVPEVADGLITIKGIARDAGSRSKVAVFSSDKNIDPVGACVGVKGDRIKTIIHELNGEKIDVIHYSSDLGQFVIKAITPAEVSKVIIDENENCIELIVAEDQLSLAIGKKGQNVRLASGLVGWKIEILSTQQESERRNKEFSQCSVLFAEALNLEEIMGQLLVTEGFSSVEDISNTSIKELASIEGFNEDIANELHNRANNYLKAENDRKIEELKNLGMEDDVINLALSIDNKIALSKHNIKTLEDIADLSNYEFCSILSSSTNNKDNLKDTADLIIIEARKKLGLI; this is encoded by the coding sequence ATGATTGCTAATCGTAAAAGCAGTGTTAAGCAGAAAAGCAACAAGAATAACATAGTTGGAAGCCTTGATGTAATAAAAACAGCGGGAGAGCTCTCACTTCAAAAAGGTTTGGATTTTAATATTATAATAAATGCACTTAAAAGTGCTATCGAAGCAGTAGCTCAACAAAAGTATGGTAGCAAAAGTAAAATTGTAGTTAATATAGATAAAAACACAGGCAAAGTTACCTCATATAGACAACTAAAAGTCATTAATGATGAATCAAATGAAAATGAGTGTGACTTAATTAAGTTGACACAAGCTAAGTTAATAAAAGAAGATGCAAAAGTTGGAGATACTATTAGTGAGTTGATTTCTCTTAACACTGATCTTGTTTCAGCAAGAATTGCCCAGCAAAAGATTTCTGAAATAATCAAAGATGAAGAGTTAAAAAAGCAATATGAGGAATTTAAAGATAAGGTAGGAGAAATGAGGTATGGCATCGTTAAACAAGTAGAATATTCAGATCTTATTATAGACATAAACGGAATTGGAGCATACCTCCCTTTACGAAACTTAATTGGTGGTGAGTCATTTCGTGAAGGCGATAAGGTTAAAGCTTACATACAGGCTGTTAAGCGCTCTGACGATGGACGTCAAATCATTCTTTCTAGGGCTCATGAAGGCTTTTTAGAGGCATTGTTCAATCAAGAAGTACCAGAAGTTGCTGACGGATTGATAACAATTAAGGGTATAGCTAGAGACGCTGGTTCAAGATCTAAAGTTGCTGTTTTTTCATCTGATAAGAATATCGATCCAGTAGGTGCTTGCGTTGGAGTTAAAGGAGATAGAATAAAAACTATTATACACGAATTAAACGGTGAAAAAATCGACGTCATACATTACTCATCAGATTTGGGTCAATTTGTTATTAAAGCCATTACTCCTGCAGAAGTATCAAAGGTCATTATTGACGAAAATGAAAATTGTATAGAGTTAATAGTTGCTGAAGATCAATTGAGTTTAGCTATAGGAAAAAAGGGTCAGAATGTAAGATTAGCTTCAGGGCTTGTTGGATGGAAAATTGAGATATTAAGCACTCAGCAAGAATCAGAAAGAAGAAATAAAGAATTTAGTCAATGTTCAGTTTTATTTGCTGAAGCTTTAAACTTAGAAGAGATTATGGGCCAATTATTGGTAACAGAAGGTTTTTCAAGTGTAGAAGATATATCTAACACTTCAATTAAGGAACTTGCTTCAATAGAGGGCTTCAATGAAGATATTGCAAATGAACTTCATAATAGAGCAAACAATTACCTGAAAGCAGAGAATGATAGAAAAATAGAAGAGCTAAAAAATTTAGGTATGGAAGACGATGTAATCAACTTAGCCTTATCAATAGATAATAAAATTGCTCTTAGTAAACATAATATTAAAACTTTAGAGGACATAGCAGATTTATCAAATTATGAGTTTTGTAGCATACTCTCTTCCTCAACTAATAATAAAGACAATCTAAAAGATACAGCAGATTTAATAATCATAGAAGCACGTAAAAAGCTTGGATTAATATAA
- a CDS encoding glutamine synthetase: MIILSNLSHNTVFGIELEFYTEGIKKEYLFLNSIKNKIASLGFFCEKESSLNQYEIKSDCYTSSDNLIMHFELAKQLLIGTAQEFDGNVSFKAKPYLDRAGSALNVHVSLMDSNNNNLFYGKKQKYSDYLIHSIGGLCAMMKKHMLFFAPNDDSYLRFQYPDIHTPTTISWGVNNRTAAIRIPYFGNDSKRCRLEHRVPGADCNLEKVLTAIIEGIVFGIENKIAPPNRVYGIASDPQYKMESLI; this comes from the coding sequence GTGATTATATTAAGTAATTTGAGTCATAATACTGTATTCGGTATTGAACTGGAGTTTTACACTGAGGGAATAAAAAAAGAATATTTATTTCTGAATAGCATCAAAAATAAAATAGCTTCTCTTGGATTTTTTTGTGAAAAAGAGAGTTCTTTAAACCAATATGAAATAAAAAGTGACTGTTATACGAGCTCTGATAATTTAATTATGCATTTTGAGTTGGCAAAACAATTACTGATTGGAACAGCACAAGAGTTCGATGGTAATGTTTCTTTTAAAGCAAAACCTTATTTGGATAGAGCAGGCAGCGCACTAAATGTACATGTTAGCCTCATGGATTCAAATAATAATAACTTATTTTATGGCAAGAAGCAAAAATATAGTGACTACCTGATTCACAGCATAGGTGGATTATGTGCAATGATGAAAAAACATATGTTGTTTTTTGCTCCAAATGATGATTCATATTTAAGATTTCAGTACCCAGATATTCATACTCCAACGACGATTAGTTGGGGAGTGAATAACAGAACTGCTGCAATAAGAATCCCCTATTTTGGCAACGATTCCAAAAGATGCCGCCTAGAGCACCGTGTTCCTGGAGCAGATTGTAACCTTGAAAAAGTACTCACAGCAATAATTGAAGGTATAGTTTTTGGTATAGAGAACAAAATTGCTCCGCCAAATAGAGTGTATGGCATTGCATCTGATCCTCAATATAAGATGGAGAGTTTGATATAG